A genomic stretch from Malus domestica chromosome 15, GDT2T_hap1 includes:
- the LOC103401514 gene encoding uncharacterized protein has translation MKEPDPSNQNVKIIRALLDLPFSHDQEHVLVLSSLWNIAMENPNDPEFPSLGIFECMAKLIHKGLNDKEWLLTDQNIYIPYYAAHIIGSYAMNIVEFAEEAVKSGVVLPLLELMRGEITWVEQRVAVRALVHIAGHDKVFEEAFSANEFEIVELAMEIALTGPKEVYDKFAGLERTERLKYHCNLVTSGVDGGLEIENRKAEEWASQLQCWSLSLLHSFARREKSLNLICKKEFLVKLCVMWGGLENQTSPAGIGLLRTLCHTKFGRQSVANSEEVVVALCNLSRSSDDWQIMAIDSLLLLLKDPETRYKVMEKSVVFLVDLVELRSCGGRPKVGDTIAQTLLIDYHKIKYGNLKVESKNAEIALEEIWDLKVDRKRRERLMFEQEVRKKKSMVKELKQRGNESFQSGNLEKAVLEYSEAMDLCPLKIRNERIVLHSNRAQCFLLLKKPDAVISDTTRALCLSSSMSPHGKSLWRRSQAYDMKGLAKESLIDCLAFVNERLKSKEPKTEKIPSYAAHMYIKQMNRTWLFAPATSRTFNMHEDLLELHERCESS, from the coding sequence ATGAAAGAGCCGGACCCATCTAACCAAAACGTGAAAATCATCAGAGCCTTGTTAGATTTGCCTTTCAGCCATGACCAAGAGCATGTCCTTGTACTAAGCAGCCTGTGGAACATAGCCATGGAAAACCCTAATGACCCTGAATTTCCATCTCTTGGAATATTTGAATGCATGGCAAAGCTTATTCACAAAGGACTCAATGACAAGGAGTGGCTGCTGACTGATCAGAACATTTATATTCCTTACTATGCTGCTCATATCATCGGGTCATATGCCATGAACATAGTTGAATTTGCTGAGGAGGCTGTAAAATCCGGGGTGGTTTTGCCTTTATTAGAACTGATGAGAGGTGAGATCACATGGGTGGAGCAGCGGGTAGCGGTTCGTGCTCTTGTTCATATAGCTGGACATGACAAGGTGTTTGAAGAAGCCTTTTCTGCAAATGAGTTTGAGATTGTAGAATTAGCCATGGAGATAGCCTTGACTGGCCCAAAAGAGGTTTACGATAAGTTTGCTGGGTTGGAACGTACAGAAAGATTGAAGTACCATTGCAATTTGGTTACAAGTGGGGTTGACGGAGGGTTGGAGATTGAGAACCGAAAGGCGGAAGAGTGGGCGAGCCAGCTTCAGTGCTGGTCTCTCAGCCTTCTCCACTCCTTTGCACGCAGAGAAAAGTCTCTAAATTTAATCTGCAAGAAGGAATTCTTGGTTAAATTGTGTGTAATGTGGGGTGGTTTGGAAAATCAAACCTCACCTGCTGGAATTGGGTTGTTGAGAACACTTTGTCATACCAAATTTGGTAGACAAAGTGTAGCGAATTCAGAAGAAGTTGTGGTGGCACTCTGCAATCTGTCGAGGTCATCAGATGATTGGCAGATCATGGCCATTGATTCCCTCTTGCTTCTTCTCAAAGACCCCGAAACAAGATACAAAGTCATGGAGAAATCAGTTGTGTTTCTTGTTGATCTGGTTGAGCTTAGAAGCTGTGGAGGAAGACCGAAAGTAGGAGACACAATTGCGCAGACGCTCTTAATAGATTATCATAAAATAAAGTATGGAAATTTAAAAGTGGAGAGCAAAAACGCTGAGATAGCATTGGAGGAGATATGGGATTTGAAGGTTGacagaaagaggagagagagactaATGTTTGAACAAGAagttagaaagaaaaaatcaatGGTGAAGGAGCTGAAGCAACGAGGGAATGAAAGCTTTCAGTCAGGGAACCTTGAAAAGGCTGTGCTGGAGTACTCAGAGGCCATGGATTTGTGCCCACTGAAGATACGAAACGAGAGGATCGTGCTGCATAGCAATAGAGCTCAGTGTTTCTTGCTGTTGAAGAAGCCTGATGCTGTCATTAGTGACACAACCAGAGCTCTGTGCTTATCTAGCTCAATGAGTCCTCATGGTAAGAGCCTGTGGAGAAGATCACAGGCTTATGACATGAAAGGTTTGGCCAAAGAGAGCTTGATAGACTGCTTAGCGTTTGTTAATGAACGATTGAAGTCTAAGGAACCCAAAACTGAAAAAATCCCGAGCTACGCGGCGCATATGTATATCAAGCAGATGAACAGAACCTGGTTATTTGCTCCTGCCACGTCCAGGACGTTTAACATGCATGAAGATTTATTAGAACTCCATGAGCGCTGTGAGTCCTCTTAA
- the LOC103401477 gene encoding suppressor of RPS4-RLD 1 — protein MAAAVAERAELAKLCTSRDWSKAIRVIDSLLSQSSSIQDICNRAFCYSQLELHKHVVKDCDRALQLDPALLQAYILKGRAFSALGRKEDAFLVWEQGYEHALRQCADLKQLLELGELLTIAKKDENNGDDNQAKESASSKLVSEESPHINGKSGETYKNHNKLSGESKLCCESTVTSAVHGKFNGNGNFVASKGIGDKAGGSKKFDSQMNGNHDINDKLHSESCNDLSDTCSKLPMICSKSSDLTETPPTPPKLSTKSDIRHEIGEESKRNKKFSVARLSKTKSISVDFRLSRGIAEVNEGKYAHAITIFDKILKEDSNYPEALIGRGTAYAFQRELEAAIADFTKAMESNPSACEAWKRRGQARAAMGEFVEAIEDLSKALEFEPNSADILHERGIANFKFKDFYTAVEDLSACVKLDKDNASAYTYLGLALSSIGEYKKAEEAHLKAIQLDQNFLEAWLQLTQFYQDMANPTKALECLQKALQIDGRFAKAYHLRGLLLHGMGEHSKAIKDLSTGLSIESANIECLYLRASCYHALGEYGHAVKDYDAVLDLELDSMEKFVLQCLAFYQKEVALYTASRINSEFCWFDIDGDIDSLFKEYWCKRLHPKNVCEKVFRQPPLRESLKKGKVRKQDFSVTKQKAALLQAADSIGRKIQYDCPGFLPNRRQHRMAGLAAIEVAQKVSKAWRSFQAEWKYSNNKSTLKFGKRGRRRERVNLPSQNRGGAGCSTSSSSETSTSYGITESNSSARSMMSWHEVYSIAVKWRQISEPCDPVVWINKLSEEFNAGFGSHTPLILGQAKVVRYFPNFKRTLEVTKAIMKERSYVYNKVDNLIDLSRDGKLQDIMQAKSCTDLYRVVGEDFWLSTWCDSTAFEGRHLEGTRITLVKMGENKYDFAIRTPCTPSRWDEFDAEMAKAWEAICNAYCGENYGSNEFTVLENVRDAILRMTYYWYNFMPLSRGSAAVGFVVMLGLFLAANMEFIGNIPQGLQVDWEAILNSDPDSFVNSMKTWLYPCLKSTTSWKDHPDVQSTLATTGSVVAALSTYND, from the exons ATGGCGGCCGCCGTCGCCGAGAGGGCGGAGCTTGCCAAGCTCTGCACCTCACGTGACTGGTCCAAGGCCATCCGAGTCATCGACTCCCTCCTCTCCCAGTCTTCTTCCATCCAAGACATCTG CAACAGAGCATTCTGTTACAGCCAATTGGAGCTCCACAAGCACGTGGTTAAGGACTGCGATAGGGCGCTTCAGCTGGACCCTGCGCTTCTTCAAGCTTACATCCTCAAAG GTCGTGCATTTTCTGCTTTGGGAAGGAAAGAGGATGCTTTTTTGGTTTGGGAGCAAGGCTATGAACATGCCTTGCGTCAGTGTGCAGATCTGAAGCAGTTGCTAGAACTGGGAGAGCTTTTAACAATTGCAAAGAAGGACGAAAATAATGGAGATGATAACCAAGCAAAAGAGTCAGCATCATCTAAACTTGTGTCCGAAGAAAGCCCGCATATTAATGGGAAATCTGGTGAGACTTACAAGAATCACAATAAATTGAGTGGTGAATCAAAATTATGCTGTGAATCAACAGTTACCTCTGCGGTCCACGGCAAGTTTAATGGAAATGGAAATTTTGTCGCATCCAAGGGAATTGGTGATAAAGCCGGAGGGAGTAAGAAGTTTGATAGCCAAATGAATGGGAATCATGATATTAATGATAAATTACATTCTGAATCATGCAATGATTTAAGTGATACATGCAGTAAGTTACCTATGATTTGTAGCAAATCAAGTGATTTAACAGAAACTCCTCCCACACCCCCTAAATTAAGTACTAAATCTGATATACGCCATGAAATTGGTGAGGAGTCCAAGAGAAATAAAAAGTTCTCTGTTGCTAGACTTTCAAAGACCAAGTCAATAAGTGTGGATTTTCGATTATCAAGAGGTATAGCAGAG GTTAATGAAGGGAAGTATGCTCATGCCATAACTATATTTGACAAG ATATTGAAAGAGGATTCTAACTATCCAGAGGCACTAATAGGGAGAGGGACAGCCTATGCATTCCAACGAGAACTTGAGGCTGCAATAGCTGATTTTACAAAG GCCATGGAATCAAATCCATCAGCTTGTGAGGCATGGAAACGGAGAGGACAAGCACGAGCTGCCATGGGAGAATTTGTTGAG GCCATTGAAGATTTGTCCAAGGCATTAGAGTTTGAACCAAATTCAGCCGACATTTTGCACGAAAGGG gAATTGCCAACTTCAAGTTCAAGGACTTCTACACTGCCGTTGAAGACCTATCTGCATGCGTGAAACTTGACAAGGATAATGCATCTGCATACACATATTTG GGTTTGGCATTGTCCTCTATTGGTGAATATAAAAAAGCTGAGGAGGCACATTTGAAAGCAATTCAACTGGATCAGAATTTTCTTGAGGCATGGTTGCAGCTAACCCAG TTCTATCAAGATATGGCAAACCCAACCAAGGCTTTGGAATGTCTGCAGAAAGCTCTACAAATTGATGGGAG GTTTGCCAAAGCATATCATTTGCGTGGACTACTGCTCCATGGGATGGGAGAACACAG CAAGGCTATTAAGGATTTGTCAACTGGTTTGAGCATTGAGAGTGCCAATATTGAGTGCTTGTATTTGCGGGCATCCTGCTACCATGCCCTTGGAGAATATGGACATGCG GTCAAGGACTACGACGCTGTGCTCGATTTGGAGCTAGACTCAATGGAGAAGTTTGTGTTGCAATGCCTTGCTTTTTATCAG AAAGAGGTTGCTCTATACACAGCATCAAGAATCAACAGTGAATTTTGCTGGTTTGATATTGATGGAGATATTGATTCACTTTTCAAG GAGTACTGGTGCAAGAGATTGCACCCTAAGAATGTATGCGAAAAGGTCTTTCGACAACCTCCCCTGCGTGAATCTTTGAAGAAGGGCAAGGTTAGAAAGCAAGATTTTTCAGTTACAAAGCAGAAGGCTGCTCTTCTGCAAGCTGCTGATTCAATTGGAAGGAAAATCCAATATGACTGTCCTGGCTTCTTACCGAATCGACGTCAG CATCGTATGGCAGGATTGGCTGCTATTGAGGTTGcacaaaaggtttcaaaagcaTGGCGTTCCTTCCAAGCGGAGTGGAAATATTCTAATAATAAAAGCACCTTGAAGTTTGGTAAGAGAGGCCGGAGAAGGGAAAGAGTTAATTTGCCCAGCCAGAATAGAGGCGGTGCTGGTTGCAGTACAAGTAGCTCTTCAGAGACCTCAACTTCATATGGAATTACAGAATCTAATTCATCTGCACGGTCTATGATGTCATGGCATGAGGTTTATTCGATAGCTGTCAAATGGCGGCAGATTTCTGAACCGTGCGACCCTGTTGTGTGGATTAACAAGCTAAG TGAAGAGTTTAATGCTGGATTTGGATCTCATACACCATTGATCCTTGGACAAGCAAAAGTTGTTCGCTACTTCCCAAATTTTAAAAG AACATTAGAAGTCACCAAGGCTATTATGAAGGAAAGATCATATGTGTATAATAAGGTCGATAACCTTATTGATTTATCCAGGGATGGGAAATTGCAAGAT ATTATGCAAGCAAAATCTTGCACTGATTTATACAGAGTGGTCGGTGAGGACTTCTGGTTGTCTACTTGGTGCGATAGTACTGCCTTTGAGGG GAGGCATCTTGAAGGGACAAGGATTACCCTAGTAAAAAT GGGGGAGAACAAATATGACTTTGCAATCAGAACACCTTGTACGCCTTCAAGGTGGGATGAATTTGATGCAGAAATGGCGAAGGCATGGGAA GCTATATGCAATGCTTATTGCGGTGAAAATTATGGATCTAATGAATTCACCGTGCTTGAAAATGTGAGAGATGCGATTTTAAGGATGACGTATTATTG GTACAATTTTATGCCTCTTTCAAGAGGCTCTGCAGCTGTTGGGTTTGTTGTTATGCTCGGATTATTTCTTGCTGCTAATATGGAGTTCATAGGAAATATCCCACAAGGTTTACAGGTAGATTGGGAAGCCATTCTGAACTCTGATCCGGACTCGTTTGTTAATTCGATGAAGACTTGGTTGTATCCTTGTCTGAAGTCAACGACATCCTGGAAAGATCATCCTGATGTGCAATCAACTTTGGCCACAACCGGTTCAGTTGTTGCCGCTCTGAGCACTTACAATGACTGA
- the LOC114826103 gene encoding probable protein phosphatase 2C 78 isoform X2 codes for MMLEMCRRPLEKCFGGGDGGDGLLWHMDLKPHSSGDYSIAVVQANSALEDQGQVFSSPFATYVGVYDGHGGPEASRFITNRLFRFLHKFATEQGGLSEDVIRQAFDATEEFLELVKRSWMVRPQIASVGSCCLVGAIADGLLYVANLGDSRAVLGRRSSDRQAVVAERLSTDHNVAVEEVRKEVKDLHPDDAHIVVFTRGVWRIKGIIQVSRSIGDVYLKKPEFNRDPLFHHFDGLWEHLNDETAVKIVSKNPRAGIAKRLVRAAIGEAARKRELRYDNVRRIKRGVRRHFHDDITVIVIFLDHSQLSSNASLKDQSLFSCTNVPVDIFSMNEEAADGSLHTFP; via the exons ATGATGTTGGAGATGTGTAGGAGGCCGTTGGAGAAGTGTTTTGGTGGCGGAGACGGCGGCGATGGCCTGCTTTGGCACATGGACCTCAAGCCACACTCTTCTGGGGACTATTCGATTGCAGTGGTTCAAGCAAATTCGGCGCTGGAAGATCAGGGACAGGTGTTCTCATCTCCTTTCGCAACGTACGTTGGAGTCTATGACGGCCACGGCGGTCCTGAAGCTTCCCGCTTCATTACCAACCGACTCTTCCGCTTCCTTCACA AGTTTGCAACTGAACAAGGTGGACTGTCGGAGGATGTGATAAGGCAGGCATTTGATGCAACAGAGGAGTTCTTGGAGTTGGTTAAGCGATCATGGATGGTGCGGCCGCAGATTGCTTCAGTAGGATCGTGTTGCCTGGTTGGTGCAATTGCGGATGGTCTTTTATATGTGGCTAATCTCGGAGATTCGAGGGCAGTTCTTGGCAGGAGATCATCGGATAGGCAGGCGGTGGTGGCAGAGCGGTTGTCTACGGATCACAATGTTGCAGTGGAGGAAGTGAGGAAGGAGGTTAAGGATCTTCACCCTGATGATGCGCACATTGTGGTGTTTACGCGTGGAGTTTGGCGAATTAAGGGCATTATTCAG GTCTCAAGGTCAATCGGTGATGTCTACTTGAAGAAACCTGAGTTTAACAGAGATCCTCTCTTTCACCACTTTG ATGGTCTCTGGGAGCATTTGAATGATGAAACTGCCGTGAAAATCGTCTCCAAAAATCCAAGAGCT GGAATAGCAAAGCGATTGGTAAGAGCTGCCATCGGTGAGGCTGCAAGGAAAAGAGAATTGAGATATGACAATGTAAGAAGAATTAAAAGGGGGGTAAGGCGCCATTTCCACGACGATATCACTGTAATAGTGATATTCCTAGATCATTCACAACTTTCCTCAAATGCTAGTCTCAAGGATCAGAGCCTCTTTAGCTGCACTAATGTCCCTGTCGATATATTTTCAATGAACGAAGAAGCAGCAGATGGATCACTCCACACCTTCCCTTGA
- the LOC114826103 gene encoding probable protein phosphatase 2C 78 isoform X1, which translates to MMLEMCRRPLEKCFGGGDGGDGLLWHMDLKPHSSGDYSIAVVQANSALEDQGQVFSSPFATYVGVYDGHGGPEASRFITNRLFRFLHKFATEQGGLSEDVIRQAFDATEEFLELVKRSWMVRPQIASVGSCCLVGAIADGLLYVANLGDSRAVLGRRSSDRQAVVAERLSTDHNVAVEEVRKEVKDLHPDDAHIVVFTRGVWRIKGIIQVSRSIGDVYLKKPEFNRDPLFHHFGMPVSLKKPVMTAEPSIVVRKLQPQDMFLIFATDGLWEHLNDETAVKIVSKNPRAGIAKRLVRAAIGEAARKRELRYDNVRRIKRGVRRHFHDDITVIVIFLDHSQLSSNASLKDQSLFSCTNVPVDIFSMNEEAADGSLHTFP; encoded by the exons ATGATGTTGGAGATGTGTAGGAGGCCGTTGGAGAAGTGTTTTGGTGGCGGAGACGGCGGCGATGGCCTGCTTTGGCACATGGACCTCAAGCCACACTCTTCTGGGGACTATTCGATTGCAGTGGTTCAAGCAAATTCGGCGCTGGAAGATCAGGGACAGGTGTTCTCATCTCCTTTCGCAACGTACGTTGGAGTCTATGACGGCCACGGCGGTCCTGAAGCTTCCCGCTTCATTACCAACCGACTCTTCCGCTTCCTTCACA AGTTTGCAACTGAACAAGGTGGACTGTCGGAGGATGTGATAAGGCAGGCATTTGATGCAACAGAGGAGTTCTTGGAGTTGGTTAAGCGATCATGGATGGTGCGGCCGCAGATTGCTTCAGTAGGATCGTGTTGCCTGGTTGGTGCAATTGCGGATGGTCTTTTATATGTGGCTAATCTCGGAGATTCGAGGGCAGTTCTTGGCAGGAGATCATCGGATAGGCAGGCGGTGGTGGCAGAGCGGTTGTCTACGGATCACAATGTTGCAGTGGAGGAAGTGAGGAAGGAGGTTAAGGATCTTCACCCTGATGATGCGCACATTGTGGTGTTTACGCGTGGAGTTTGGCGAATTAAGGGCATTATTCAG GTCTCAAGGTCAATCGGTGATGTCTACTTGAAGAAACCTGAGTTTAACAGAGATCCTCTCTTTCACCACTTTGGTATGCCCGTTTCTTTAAAGAAGCCTGTAATGACAGCAGAACCCTCTATAGTAGTTCGAAAGTTACAGCCACAGGACATGTTTTTGATATTTGCAACAGATGGTCTCTGGGAGCATTTGAATGATGAAACTGCCGTGAAAATCGTCTCCAAAAATCCAAGAGCT GGAATAGCAAAGCGATTGGTAAGAGCTGCCATCGGTGAGGCTGCAAGGAAAAGAGAATTGAGATATGACAATGTAAGAAGAATTAAAAGGGGGGTAAGGCGCCATTTCCACGACGATATCACTGTAATAGTGATATTCCTAGATCATTCACAACTTTCCTCAAATGCTAGTCTCAAGGATCAGAGCCTCTTTAGCTGCACTAATGTCCCTGTCGATATATTTTCAATGAACGAAGAAGCAGCAGATGGATCACTCCACACCTTCCCTTGA